Below is a genomic region from Nitrospiraceae bacterium.
CATGGTCGGGTCGTCGGTCGACACAGCAAACAGATTAAGCGCCCTGGTCTTGCCCGGTGTCCGACTCACCTTGGCAAGACCCCTCCGCTGGAGGAGAGTATTGATCAAGGACGATTTGCCTACGTTTGATCGTCCTGCAAAGGCAAATTCCGGAATCGTGCCGGACGGAAGCTGTTCTGTGGTCAGACAACTTCTGATAAACTCCGCCCTCAGGATTTTCAACGGCAACCCTCTAGGAGTAGGTGGCATGGGGCGAAACGCGGGAACGAAATTCTCATCGACTCCGTTGCCACACGCTTCACGACAGTTCATACGCATCACGCTATGGCGAAGTCAACCACGCAACGTCGCGCACGCCTGATTCTCTCCGTCGTCCTCTTGGTGTGCCTTCCCATCGGCGCGGTACTGTTCGTGTGGCTGGTGACGCTGCCCAACGTCTCAGCCCTAAAAACGAGCAACCCGTCAACCACCGCTCTCATGGAGATGCGTCGGGCCCAGGCTCAGGATCGGGGCCACACGATCGAACGCCAATGGAAGTGGGTGCCGCTGTCACGCATCTCGCCCCATCTTCGCCGCGCCGTCGTGGCCGCGGAAGACGCGTCGTTCTTCACGCATGAAGGATTCGATTGGGAAGGTATCAAGGACGCCGCCATCGCCAACCTCGAAGCCGGTGAGCTAAAACGTGGCGGGAGCACCATCACGCAGCAGCTCGCGAAGAACCTGTACCTGTCCTCCGAGCGATCGATGTTCCGCAAGGCGCGAGAAGCTCTGATCACGCGCCTCCTTGAGCACCAACTCAGCAAAGATCGCATCCTCGAGCTGTATCTCAACGTCGCGGAGTGGGGCATCGACGTGTACGGAGCCGAAGCGGCCGCACGCCATCACTTCCAAAAATCTTCACACGACCTCACCGCAGAAGAAGCGGCCTGGTTGGCTGCTATCCTGCCTTCACCACGCCGGTACGACCCCATTCGTAAATCTACCGCCTTGAGCCGACGATACGAACGGATCATCTATCGGATGAACAAGTATCCTTCCTCAAAGCGCGCTACTCATTGAGGCCGCCGCCATGAGCAGCAGACCGGAGACTTCGTCGTGGTCGATGCCTTGATTCAAAAACCGATCGCAAAAGGAATTCGAGTGTTCCTCAACGGCGAGAATCTGACGAATCGACAGGACATCGCGGCACAGACCGGACCAGTGAAGACCCTCGGCGTCCCATTGCTCGTGCTGGGAGGGATCTGCGTGGAACATGAACTGACGTTGCAGGGCGATTGGTCTAGCGGTCTCCGACGTGTTGGAATTCGTGCTCGCCGAAGATGGCTGATTCGTGTGTGTAGTATTTGAACTCCAGTAGATTCCTCGAGGGATCTTCGATGAAGAACGTGTGGTGCTCGATGCGTGTCCCGGGATACCGTACCCGCGGTTGTTGATAGAAGGACAGCCCCTTTCCCCTGGCACGGTCAGCCAGTTCCTGCCAACCTGTCTTCGAGAGAAAAATCAGGCCGAAATGCCGCGGGTAGATCCCCTGTTGGGCTGGCTGAAGTTCCGGCACCAGATGCGCCACGAGTTGATGGCCGGCGAGGCCAAACGTCACGGCGGTCGATGATTCGCGGCCCAGGGTACAGCCGAGTCCTTCAACGTAGAAACGTTTGGCTGCCGTCACATCATGCGTGGGAAATGCCAGGTGCAAGATACTGTCACTCATCGAAATCGTCCTTGGACGCTGGGCTTTCTTTTCCCATCCCACCATCCTGCCGCCATACAGGGCGTGACGTGGCGAATTGCGAAGCGGCCGTTCGAGGCTAAAACCAACAGTCCTGCCGAACCCTGGAGCCTGGATACTAACTGACGCAAGATCTGTTGCGCAGCCACTGCGGGACTTGCCCCGGAGGCCAAACGATCGCAGATTGTCTTGGCCATGGCAAGACGAATGATGCCCTCACCGAGTCCCGTCATGGACACGGCCCCGCTCCGATTATCGGCGTAAACTCCGCAGCCGATCAGAGGGGTATCGCCGACTCGCCCCGGAAGCATTGAATCAATGCCTCCCGTGGAAGCTCCGGCTGCAACCGTTCCTCTTCCATCTAAAGCCACGGCTCCCACCGTGCCATGCCGTTCTATCGATCCGGACTCTTTTCTCGCCATCATGCGGTAGAGGAGCGTCGTTTTGATGGCCGCAGCGGAGACAGGCCGAGCGAGACGTGGCAGGCGGGACGCCTTCCTCTGTGTATGACGCTCAAGGTGGAAGTACCGAGCAAACCGGGTGGCCGAAGGCCCGACAAGCAACACATGCTTCGTCTTCTCCATGACCAACTTGGCTGCGGAAATGGGATGCACGATTCCTTCGATCGAAGCCACCGCCCCCGCCTTCAAGGTAGCGCCATCCATAATCGATGCGTCCATCCGCATCACGCCATCTAGCTGGCGGCGTGACCCCCGCCCGGCATTGAAAAGGCCGGAAGCTTCCAACAGGCTGATCGCACGTTCGACTGCGCAGACGGCCGGCCCCCCCTCCTCAAGGATGACGTAGCTCGTGGCTAACGCCTCGGCAAGACAGGCTGTCTGTAATGGAGTGACGGGTCGGCGACCGGCGCCGCCATGAACGAGGATCACGGGGCGAGAGGATTTCAATTGAGTAGGAGATCCCGGGCGCGCTTGTAGGCCGGATCCCTCATGCGATCTAAATCTGACCGCACGAAGCCCAGGCCTGTGACACAGAGTTCAAAATTGTCAGAGAGCGTTTTGAACAATGGGAGGCCTTCCGAAGACGATGTATCGGCCATTTGCGCCACAATTCCGTATGACCGTTTTCCGGTTTTGACGTAATCGACCAGAAAATCCTTATGGTAGATCAGTCCCGCGGTTTTGAGGCGACGAAGGTACTCGGGGAAAATCCCGGCCATGAACAACGTGAAGTCCCCGATGTGCTGATGTACGTCTCGTTCGCGATCGAGCGATTGGGCTTCGAGCAGCACCTCAGACTCGAAGAGCAAATCCACGACCGTCTCGACTGACGCGCCGTGGCGATTTCGAATTTTATAGAGCTGGTCAGTGTGGGTAAAGTCGACGAGAAGATTGGAGACATATTCGGTGACGTTCTGGTCCGGCCAACCGAGGTGTTCGGTGAAACTTCGCTCGGTCAGGGCACCGAAGAGCGCTCGCAGCGGATGTCGAGGAGGGACCTGCGTTCCCATCTCCATCCCCCTGTTACAGAAGACTCTTTGGCTAGTATAGCAGATGTCCGGTCACGAACTGCGTTCGGTTGTCCCTCGACTGTCGAGGATGAAGGTCACTGGGCCATCGTTGAGCAGCTCGACACGCATGTGCGCGGCAAACTGTCCGGTCTCGACCTTGGTTCCCAGTACCCGTAGATCCGTCACCACCCGTTCGTAGAGACGTTTGGCATCATCAGGGGACGCGGCATCATCGAAACTCGGGCGGCGGCCATTGGTGGTCCTGCCGAGCAAGGTGAACTGCGAGACGACCAGAACAGACCCGCCGACATCCGCCAACGATCGATTCATCTTGCCTTGTTGGTCCGAGAAGATCCGCATCGTTCGGATCTTCTCGACCAGATAGCGAGAATCTGCCTCAGCATCTCCTTTGGCCACCCCGAGCAAAACCAGCAGACCTGTTTCGATGCGCCCAACGATCTGACCGGACACCTCGACCGACGCGTAACTCACACGCTGGATGACCGCCTTCATGGTCGTTCGTTTACGATCTGAGCTGAGACAGGGTTCCTTCAAGGGTCAGCAATTTTCGCTTCACAGACAATCCTCCCGAAAAGCCACCCAGCCCGCCATCGTGCGCGACAATCCGGTGGCACGGAATCATGATCGGAACAGGATTTGCCCCCACGGCATTTCCCACAGCTCGGGCGTACGGCCGACCTCCCACGCGTGCAGCGATCCATTGATAGGAACGAAGCTTGCCGTAGGGGACTCGTTGCAACGTGCGCCAGACCTGACGCTGAAACGGCGTCCCCTGCGATAGATCGAGCGGGAGATCGAAGCCTTGGCGCGTCCGGCGCAAGTACTCGGTTACCTGAATCCGCGCGGCTTGCAACCGTTCCGACGTTCGAGAGTCGATCGGTTTATCATCGGAGGATCGAAGGATCGACTCCACTGCAGCGCGGGATGGTTTGGGCAAGACAATCGCATCAATCCCTCGCTTCGTTTCTGAAATTCCCATCCAACCCCAAGGGGTCATAAAAATCATCGCCACTCTTGGACAAGAAGGAAGTGAGCGGCGAGCTGGAGCTGTACTTCTCTTCTTTTTTTTTACCGAGCGCCTCTTATTTCCTTGCTGGGCCATTGCTCTCGCTCCTTCCCGTTCGACCAATTTTACGCTGAACCATCCTCCATACCACGTCCAATTCCTCCGACCGCAGTAGGGCATGGACGCCGAGATAGCCTGTCATACTTAATCCAATCGCCACGAACAGCATCACGACCTTCGCGATCCATTCACCCGGATGACCCCAGACTTGCGCCCCTGCGACCCACCAGCATGCCAGAGTCAACGGAACGGAGGCGCCTATGGCACGAAGAGACGCGTAGCCAATGGACAACCAGTCGACGCCCCCCAATCGACGGTCCAGCACTGCCACGAGAATCGCACCGTTCAGCATCGCCGCCAGTGCCGTTGCGAGCGCAAGGCCGGCCGCGCCCAACGCCCGCATGAAGATCAGGGAGAACACCACGTTGGCTCCCACCGATACCGCTGCCGTGATCGCAGGCGTCTTCGTATCTTGTAAAGAATAGAACGCCGAGACGATGATCCGAACACCGGCAAACGCCCACAGACCCACCGCATAACACAAGACGGCCGTGGCAGTCATGACCGTATCATTGTGGGTGAACGAACCGTGCTCGAAAAACAGATGAACAATCGGCTGGCGCAACAGGATCAAGCCCAGCATCGCGGGCACAATGATAAACAGAATCATGCGGAGGCCGAACCCCAAGGTCGTTCGCAATTCATCCAACGCCTTACGAGCCGCCTGTGAAGACAGCGTCGGCAGAATCGCGGTCGCCAGGGCCACGCCGAAGATCCCGAGGGGGAATTGAATCAGGCGCATCCCGTAGAACAAATAAGTGGGCCCGCCGGCAAAGAAGGACGAAAGCACCGTGCTCACCGTAATATTGATTTGCGTGACGGACAAACCCAACAACGACGGTACCATGAGCCAGCCGATTCGTCGCACCCCCGGATGACCCGGCTCATACCGGAGCCCGAACAGCATCCCGCGCGACTTGAGCCCAGGCAGTTGCATGGCGAATTGAGCAGCCCCGCCGGCCACAACACCGATGGCAACACCGACGATCGGTTCCGGCAGCACCGGCGACAGAAAGTACGCACAGCTGATGATGACAATGTTGAAAAACACCGGAGAAAACGCCGGAGCCGCGAAGGCCCGCAGAGAGTTCAGAATGCCCATCGCCAGTGCAGCTAGGCTGATGAAAATCAAATAGGGAAACATGATCCGCGTAAGCAGCGTTGTCATCTCCAGCTTCATTGGTTCGTCATGGAAGCCAGGTGCGAACAGCCAGACGATGCCGGACGCAACGACAATGCCAATGAGGGTGATCCCGGTGACGATCGTGAGCAGGGTCGTGAACACCGCGCTCGCCAATTCCCATGCGTCCCGCTTTGACTTGAGAGTCTGATATTCGGTGAAAACCGGGATAAAGGCGGAAGACATCGATCCTTCGGCAAACAATTCACGCAACAGGTTCGGGATCCGGTAGGCCACGAAGAAGGCGTCGGCTGCGGGTGTCGCGCCGAAGAGCTGGGCGAGAACCATGTCCCGAATGAACCCGAGAATACGACTGGAGAATGTTGCGACACCGATCATCCCGGCGGCGTCGACCACCGAATGATTCTCGTCCTGGCTTTGGTCGGGTGACGTGGAGCTTACGGCGGGATCAGCCATTGAGCGGATTCTATCGGAACCGGTCAGGACAGTCTATAATCGACACGATGGAGTGGTAAGATCTCCCTGATTGGAGGCCACGCCATCATGTCTCTTGAACCATCATCCCGTCTATCAGGCGGGTTTCAGATTCGGCATCGCACGCTGGGAGTCTATCAAGGGAGTGCGATCGAATTGGCATTTTGGCACCCCTCGTCTGGAATGCCGGAATATGGATTGTGTCGATTCGCCACGAAGGAGAAGGCGGATGCTTACGTCGCGTATCTCACTTCTCCCGCGTGCCCTGAGCCACTCGATTTCAACGACTTGATCATCGAGCCCTATGACCTCGCGGAACATGAGCGACTGACCAACGACTATCCGCTCCCTTCCGCGTGGGAGAATCCCATCTGATGCCTTCACAGTATGCGATGAGGACAGTGGGCGAGATAATCTGTTGTCTGGCCCCATCTCATTCGTATCCCGAGAATCAGCCGGCAACGCCGACTTTCATCGGAGATTTTTCGTGGTGGTCTGAGGTTCGGGTTTGGACGAACGCCAGAAGTCGCTTATTTTCCTGCGCGGCGCGGAGAAACTTGAATGCGATTCCTCGGGCGCTCACGGATCGGACCATCGCGGCCACTTCGAGCGGAGGTTCGCTCTCGTCGAGCGTTAACTGCAGATAGAAAATGTCGTTCGGATGGACCTGCGTCTCACTCTTGATAATGCATCCGCCCACGGAGATGTCCAAGACCGTCCCCTCCCCACGAACCTTCCCTCCTGAAAACGACAAATAGAGCCGTACGGGAATTCGGAGATGTTCGCGGCGATCCATCGGGTGCTTGGGAAGGTCGAGCCCGATTCGGGAAGCCATAAAGCGAAAGCTACAGTGGGGACAATAGAAAGGGGACACCATGAGGAACGCCGCGAAATGTTCGCAAGGCGATCGGGGGCGAGTTTGGAGTACGGTCGACTGGTGGCATTGTGGGCAGCTCAGAAGTCGTCCCATTCGATTAGTTCCTCGGTTCCACAACCTGGTCTCGCCTGCAAAACGTCGTGATAGTTGAAATATATCGGGGTTTTCGCGGCCGTCAAGCCGAACACCAACTCGCCCTGATGGAAGTCCATCCTGATTTCCTGTCCCATGCCTTGTTCTATGACTTGCCTTCTACTCAGGCGCTCATTACAACGAGAGGGTCATGCGCGCTGCTAGAACTCACTTCATTCAGGTCGTGGCCTTCGTCGTGGGGATGACATTGGCGAGTTGCGACGGAGACTCCCAGACGGTGCGCATTACGGCGCAGGATTTCCGGTTCACCCCGGTCACGGTTCACCTGACGGCCGCATCGCCGATCCGTCTCACGATCGTCAACGAAGGGCGCGAACCCCACGAGTTCGAGAGTTCTCTCCTCGCACACCGTGTTGACGGGTCGAGTGGGAGTTCGACGAGCTTGCGCGTGGCTCCGAATCAACGGACAGATGTAATGATTCGCACCATTCCCGGCACCTACATTTTCTATTGCAGAATCCGGGGTCATGCCAATATGAGCGGCACGATTGTCGTTGAATAGCTGGTGTATTGAAGCCTCTTCACGACGGCTGTCTTAGCGAGGAATCCCATCACCCAGATCCATTAAAAATTGACCCAGCCGATTCGCCCGTCGCAACCAACAATTTCCCCGACAAGATATCTGAGCCGGAAACGCCGCCAGTCCATTGTTAGTGATGTGGTGATCGCCGAGCCAATGTGTCGGCTTGACCGTCTCATGCGTCACGTTGCACCAGCCGGCGGCCGAAACCAAAGTCTTGCCCCCACTGGTCTGCGCGCCATCCAACACGACGATCGCGCATCGGCATGATATCTCAGCTGTTTCCCCGGCAAATTTGGTGGCCGTGAGCCCCGCTATTCCTGCTTGAACAACCATCACATCGCGATTGTTCTCCTGAATAGACATTAGAGATTTTTAACTGCCTGTTAACACCCTATTAATGTGACGATGTTACAGTCCTGCTCGTGCAATGCATCTTCCGCTTTGTGGGGATGTGCAACACCAGGAGGTCACAACGATGACTTGCCGAAAATGCAAAGGATTTATGGTTGAAGAGTGGCGACCCGACTTTTCACCGGAGTCGACGGCGCTTCGCTGCATCAATTGTGGTCTGATCTTGGATCCGCTGATCGAGCAGAATCGTCTCGCGCGACTTCGGATGAACCAGCCGGCCCTCGATGCAGCATGAACTGTAGTGAGTGCCAAAAAGCCCGTTCGGTCGTAATGGACGACTTGCTATTGCGGCCGGACCTGGGAGATGTGGACGTGGCGTTCACGGTTAGACCGAAAACTCTGCCCATAAAAACGTATGATCTGAGGGGTCTTTCGCTCGCCGTGGCTCAACGTCCACTTCTATCCTGACACACTTCTCAGCCAGCGGCGCGGTTGCCAGAATATGGTCGATGCGCCATCCCTTATTCGCTTCCAGTGATCCGGGAGCGCGGTAATCCCAGAACGTGTACTGTCGTCGATCCGGATGGAGCTTCACAAAAACATCCTGGAATCCCCACGCGACTGTGTGCTCATACGCTTTTCTCGCGTCCTCGTGGTAGCAGACGTGTTTAAGATGTTTCTCGGGACTGTGCACATCGATCGGTCTGGGCGCGACGTTCATATCGCCCAGCCAGATTGCCCGCTCTGTCGGCGACAGATGCGTTTCGAAATACTGTCGCAGCCGTTTGTACCACTCTAGTTTGTAGACATACTTCGGTGAGTCAATCTCAAATCCCTGCGGGACGTATGTATTGATAATCGGAATTCCTTGAATCACTACCCGGATGATCCGCGCCTCGTCCGGCTCTCCGCCGTCATCCAATCCGTACGCGATCGATTCCGGTTTGCATCGACTGAGGACCGCCACACCGTTGTACGATTTCATCCCTCGAAACGTGATCTCGTATCCAGAAGGAGCCAAGGCCAGCAACGGAAACTCGTTGTCCTGAACTTTTGTCTCCTGTAGGCAGAGCACATCGGGCTTCTGCTTCTCCATCCAATCGAGCACAATGGATAATCGTTTCCGGAGCGAATTCACGTTGAAGGTGGCGACTTTCATAGCGGCGAAACTCGAAGAGGGCGACGGCATCCTAGCAAAAGCGCTGTCAGGCAACAAGCGAGATGGTCGGCGACTGGCTCATGAGGAGATGGGATCCGCGTCCCTCAGGCTTTCCTCACGGGACCTCGAGAATGTGCGTGACGGAGAACGGCCCGCTGAAACAGGTCGTGCTCCAGCGGGCCGTATTTTACTCACGCGAGAGACGTGATGCGCAATGCAGAGGAAGTTATTTGCCCGTTATGGCACCCATGGCGTCTTGGCCGGTAGCCTTCATGTCCTGAC
It encodes:
- a CDS encoding NAD(P)/FAD-dependent oxidoreductase, which produces MSIQENNRDVMVVQAGIAGLTATKFAGETAEISCRCAIVVLDGAQTSGGKTLVSAAGWCNVTHETVKPTHWLGDHHITNNGLAAFPAQISCRGNCWLRRANRLGQFLMDLGDGIPR
- a CDS encoding cupredoxin domain-containing protein, which gives rise to MRAARTHFIQVVAFVVGMTLASCDGDSQTVRITAQDFRFTPVTVHLTAASPIRLTIVNEGREPHEFESSLLAHRVDGSSGSSTSLRVAPNQRTDVMIRTIPGTYIFYCRIRGHANMSGTIVVE
- the xth gene encoding exodeoxyribonuclease III, with the protein product MKVATFNVNSLRKRLSIVLDWMEKQKPDVLCLQETKVQDNEFPLLALAPSGYEITFRGMKSYNGVAVLSRCKPESIAYGLDDGGEPDEARIIRVVIQGIPIINTYVPQGFEIDSPKYVYKLEWYKRLRQYFETHLSPTERAIWLGDMNVAPRPIDVHSPEKHLKHVCYHEDARKAYEHTVAWGFQDVFVKLHPDRRQYTFWDYRAPGSLEANKGWRIDHILATAPLAEKCVRIEVDVEPRRAKDPSDHTFLWAEFSV
- a CDS encoding isoaspartyl peptidase/L-asparaginase family protein, whose amino-acid sequence is MILVHGGAGRRPVTPLQTACLAEALATSYVILEEGGPAVCAVERAISLLEASGLFNAGRGSRRQLDGVMRMDASIMDGATLKAGAVASIEGIVHPISAAKLVMEKTKHVLLVGPSATRFARYFHLERHTQRKASRLPRLARPVSAAAIKTTLLYRMMARKESGSIERHGTVGAVALDGRGTVAAGASTGGIDSMLPGRVGDTPLIGCGVYADNRSGAVSMTGLGEGIIRLAMAKTICDRLASGASPAVAAQQILRQLVSRLQGSAGLLVLASNGRFAIRHVTPCMAAGWWDGKRKPSVQGRFR
- the mtgA gene encoding monofunctional biosynthetic peptidoglycan transglycosylase — translated: MAKSTTQRRARLILSVVLLVCLPIGAVLFVWLVTLPNVSALKTSNPSTTALMEMRRAQAQDRGHTIERQWKWVPLSRISPHLRRAVVAAEDASFFTHEGFDWEGIKDAAIANLEAGELKRGGSTITQQLAKNLYLSSERSMFRKAREALITRLLEHQLSKDRILELYLNVAEWGIDVYGAEAAARHHFQKSSHDLTAEEAAWLAAILPSPRRYDPIRKSTALSRRYERIIYRMNKYPSSKRATH
- a CDS encoding PilZ domain-containing protein produces the protein MASRIGLDLPKHPMDRREHLRIPVRLYLSFSGGKVRGEGTVLDISVGGCIIKSETQVHPNDIFYLQLTLDESEPPLEVAAMVRSVSARGIAFKFLRAAQENKRLLAFVQTRTSDHHEKSPMKVGVAG
- a CDS encoding methylated-DNA--[protein]-cysteine S-methyltransferase, with the translated sequence MIFMTPWGWMGISETKRGIDAIVLPKPSRAAVESILRSSDDKPIDSRTSERLQAARIQVTEYLRRTRQGFDLPLDLSQGTPFQRQVWRTLQRVPYGKLRSYQWIAARVGGRPYARAVGNAVGANPVPIMIPCHRIVAHDGGLGGFSGGLSVKRKLLTLEGTLSQLRS
- the murJ gene encoding murein biosynthesis integral membrane protein MurJ, whose amino-acid sequence is MADPAVSSTSPDQSQDENHSVVDAAGMIGVATFSSRILGFIRDMVLAQLFGATPAADAFFVAYRIPNLLRELFAEGSMSSAFIPVFTEYQTLKSKRDAWELASAVFTTLLTIVTGITLIGIVVASGIVWLFAPGFHDEPMKLEMTTLLTRIMFPYLIFISLAALAMGILNSLRAFAAPAFSPVFFNIVIISCAYFLSPVLPEPIVGVAIGVVAGGAAQFAMQLPGLKSRGMLFGLRYEPGHPGVRRIGWLMVPSLLGLSVTQINITVSTVLSSFFAGGPTYLFYGMRLIQFPLGIFGVALATAILPTLSSQAARKALDELRTTLGFGLRMILFIIVPAMLGLILLRQPIVHLFFEHGSFTHNDTVMTATAVLCYAVGLWAFAGVRIIVSAFYSLQDTKTPAITAAVSVGANVVFSLIFMRALGAAGLALATALAAMLNGAILVAVLDRRLGGVDWLSIGYASLRAIGASVPLTLACWWVAGAQVWGHPGEWIAKVVMLFVAIGLSMTGYLGVHALLRSEELDVVWRMVQRKIGRTGRSESNGPARK
- the dtd gene encoding D-aminoacyl-tRNA deacylase: MKAVIQRVSYASVEVSGQIVGRIETGLLVLLGVAKGDAEADSRYLVEKIRTMRIFSDQQGKMNRSLADVGGSVLVVSQFTLLGRTTNGRRPSFDDAASPDDAKRLYERVVTDLRVLGTKVETGQFAAHMRVELLNDGPVTFILDSRGTTERSS
- a CDS encoding VOC family protein — its product is MSDSILHLAFPTHDVTAAKRFYVEGLGCTLGRESSTAVTFGLAGHQLVAHLVPELQPAQQGIYPRHFGLIFLSKTGWQELADRARGKGLSFYQQPRVRYPGTRIEHHTFFIEDPSRNLLEFKYYTHESAIFGEHEFQHVGDR